The Festucalex cinctus isolate MCC-2025b chromosome 14, RoL_Fcin_1.0, whole genome shotgun sequence DNA window TCTGCTAGATTTCGTCACTTCTGAGTGACACGCTTTTAATATAATATgcttaaaatcacattaaaaatcaaccccaaatgctcatgtattaaattaattacacccaaagactaaaacgaaggacatttttgctctaattagagtaaatagtaaaatgtagttttagttagttttgttttttttaaagcatttttgtttttattttgttaatgaaaatgttttttaaatttaagttgtagttattttgtttttaactaaaataaccttgattaggtcaaatacaaataataaacgtaatgaattaaaaaaaactacagaaaCTATTGCTTTCCATTTGGTGCCAGCTCACGTTTCTGGCCCGCAGATCGGCTTCACCACCGACCCCCGGATGGCCCGCTCCTCCCCTTACCCCACCGACGTGGCTCGGGTGGTCAACGCTCCCATCTTCCACGTCAACGCCGACGACCCCGAGGCCGTCATCTACGTGTGCCGCGTGGCCGCCGAGTGGAGGAACGTCTTCAACAAGGACGTCGTCATTGACCTGGTccggactttttattttttatttttctgcattGGTTGTCAGacacaatttttgttgtttgtgagCTTTGGATGTGTTCCCATTCGAGTgaaatgaaaactttttttttgtgtgtgtgtgtgtctgtgtttacGGCAGGTGTGTTACAGGCGCTCTGGCCACAATGAGATGGACGAGCCGTTGTTCACGCAGCCGCTGATGTACAAGCAGATCCGGCGGCAGGAGCACGTGCTGAAGAAGTACTCGGACAAGCTCATTGGCGAGGGAGTGGTGACGCTGCAGgaatttgaggtcattttctTGAACGTCCACCAGATCGGCAAGGATGAGGAATTTGGCATTTGCATGTTTGACAGCGTATCACGCTTTTTGGGGAAGACATTTGTGTGTGGACTGTGTTCGAGtcggtttgtgtgtgtatgttttttgtgtgcTAGATTTGTGTGTACAGTATAGGTTTTTGcgcataaagtggcaaatttgtaagttttttttccctctcagtattgcccccaccctctaaaaaaaatatacatttatacCGTATTCCATTCATAATACGACGAAAGAATTTCGAATGTTCTCCTCCGGCTCCCTCTCACTCCAACTCGCAAACGATATTGGTTgaatgaattgtttttgttattttttcaaCCTGCCttgtgtttacaggaggaagtGGCCAAATACGACAAGATATGCGAGGAGGCGTTCAACAGCTCCAAGGACGAGAAGATCTTACAGAAACGACACTGGCTGGACTCGCCCTGGCCAAGTACCAAACtgtcttatccatccatccatttcgaACCACttctgataatgatgatgatgatccccTTGCAGAATTTTTCACAGCAGAAGGGGAGCCCAAGACCATGAGTTGCCCCCCCACAGGACTAGATGAGGAGATCCTGCAGCATATCGGCCAGATCGCCAGCTCGGTGCCTTTAGAGGATTTTAACATCCATCCTGGTGAGATACGCTTCAACCGTCATTTTGCTTTATTCACTTTAGAATTCCTTTCCAAGAAATCCCAACATCAGCCAGACTTTTTAGTGTCCACAATCCACAACACCACCTGTCGTTTTACAGTTTCTGCttgctcatcttttttttctctctctctctctctctctctttcttctccCCCTATACAAGGTCTGTCTCGTATCCTGCGCAGCCGAGCGGACTTGGTGAGGAAGGGTCAGCTGGACTGGGCCCTGGGAGAGTACGTGGCCTTCGGTTCGCTTCTCAAAGACGGCATCCACGTGCGACTCAGCGGGCAAGACGTGGAAAGGGGAACGTTCAGGTGAGTGTGTCACGCTGACAGCAAACAAATCAACAACTACAGTCTAAGGGCCCACTTGCACAACATTGGCATgatcattttgttatttgtgacctttagctttttatttattgtattttttatgtatatttcatattttttgagtagtttacagtgtttttattttttaattttacattattttatctATTGTAGAAATCAGTGGTTGGGGGAGAAAACTGTAATTTTTGGGAGGTCAGAAGGTCAAATTATTAGAAACAGatctataatacacatttttaacaagacaatatatcaataaaacaacacaaaatggaTAGTTTGTATCATATAAATATCTGAGATGGTTTTATTCGTGCATGGCAAGGCGTCAGCTCGTTCTCCGGGGACCCGTGTAGCCTCCACGGTGTTGTCATGCATTGAAAAAGAACAAGTGACACGTGAACATAAGCAGgtcctctttgttttttgttttttccccagtgtgcctGTCTTATGGGTTCCTTATCATATCTTCTCTTCCTCCTTTTCCTTTTTCTCATCAAGTAACTGCTGCAGAAGTGGCAAATTGACTCATGCTCTGTTCATAAACAGGACAGGAGTGAAGATGtgaaaaaacaaatcacaaaaaaacacatctggCGAAAGTATACGGATTCATTCAAGTTCTTTACCaaagcaaaagtaaaaaaatgcaGACTCTGAAATGcactaaagtgaaaaaaaatattagattcAGTGTCCCCCTGCCATGAATAGCGACACCTGCGAGTATTTGACCGGACCAAAAGTTGTTTAATTGTCTATCGATGCCAGAAGAAgacacttttgtctaaatgaaactcctcaattCACTTCAATGTAGTTCATTGGcaccaagatggcagcaaagcactatttTTTGTGTatgaatgaagctcctcaaacacacttcaacatagttccaagattctacaagatggcggcaaagcaccaATTTTGACTTACTGAAGCCCCTCAACTCACTTGTTGccaaaatgccacaaaatggtggcAATGCAGTtctttttgtgtaaaaaaactcCTCAGCTTATATTTAATTGCTGCCGAGCTGCTACAAGATGTCTCgaggactcttttttttttatagaacttTTTCCAACTTCCTTTTCAAACCAGCAGTACACATGCAATCTGTTAtttgtactgtatgtttgtttataaaatgctgaaccaaaaaaatgtacaaataccagcatttgaaaaattaacttaaatacaGTAACATAATGTATCTACTTAGTTACTTCCCACCACTACCACACTCTACTGtcccttttcctttttaaaGCCATTTTCAGCACAAACTTTTAGTCTGCAGTTTAATGTACTTCACATCTTAGCGTCTTCTTTGTTTACTTCCTCCTGTCGCTGGCTCGTGTCGTCTTCTCGCAGGAGCCGAGCATATTGACGCGTTCCGCTTGAGCGCGTGTACCGGCCGGCGGCGCACCAAACTTGACGCGTTTGGGTGTGGGAATGCGTGCGCCCTCTTTTTCCCCGCTAATGGGGCCCCCGAAGACACACGACATTCCGCGCGTGTAagattgtgtgtgcgtggagtGAGAGTATTTCTGCTTTTGCATGTTTGCTAGCCACCGTCATCATGTCCTCCATGACCAAGAGGTGGACAAACGCACCTGCGTCCCCATGAACCACCTGTGGGCCGACCAGGCTCCCTACACCGTCTGCAACAGCTCCTTGTCCGAGTACGGCGTGCTCGGTAGGTGGGCGAGCCGAGCCGCGAACCGCGAACCGCTCAAGCATCAACCCCTCATCACCCTTTTCATCACCAGGGTTCGAGCTGGGCTTCGCCATGGCCAGTCCCAACGCGCTGGTCCTGTGGGAGGCGCAGTTTGGAGACTTCCACAACACCGCCCAGTGCATCATCGACCAGTTCATCAGCTCGGGCCAGGCCAAGTGGGTCCGTCACAACGGCATCGTCCTGCTCCTCCCGCACGGGATGGAGGGAATGGTGAGCGTGAGATTTTAGTGGCCTTTTATTGCCAGCAGCCAAAAACACTTTTGCGCAATAATTTTGCGTTTACATTTTATCACAGTACAAAATGTAATAGTCTCTTCCTTGACTTCAGGGTCCGGAACATTCCTCAGCACGACCCGAGCGCTTCCTGCAGATGAGCAAAGACGACCCGGACCACTTTCCCGTACGCCCACCTGTActtttcaaattttgaaaagtcaaattcCCCCAAATCAGCCATGATATTTTAACAGTGTATTAGGTTCAACCAGATAAGAACTTAACTCTGCTGCAGTGGCTTCCTGCAATGTCATCAACAATTTAAGTGATGATTGCCAATTTCTTCATTAAGGGCCCCTGAGGGACTCCTGACTCGGTGATTGTGTTCAGCACTTAGTCAGGTCCCGTGGGTCAGCTTATGTGAGGAAGCTTTGCAGGGCAGATGAACAGAAGGCTGCCAAATTCATCTGCAAATGGGATATTGATCAAACCATTAGTGGTTGGGGTAATATGGAATTAAAATCATCTGTATATATGTGTCATTGATTGTAGAAATGAGACTTAACTATTGGCGGAGGTAGTGTAACacaattttgttgaatttgGTCTGAATCATTATAGAAATCAATTCACTGAAAGCATAATTATCATTATCTTCTTTATTACatattgtaattaaaaataaaaaataaaaaaaaagcgccacacaaaaataccaaaacattATCTAGCCCACCCCTGCGCAGTTTTAGCCTGCGCCTTGTGCCCTGGGCATGAAAATCGAGCCTTTAGTCTCGTTTGTTTTGCTGCTAAATCGCACTTTTTCCTCTTTCCTCTTTTCTCGCATGAAGGAGTTTGGTGGAGATTTTGAAGTGCAGCAGCTGTACGAGTGCAACTGGATCGTGGTCAACTGCTCCACGCCTGCTAACTACTGTCATGTGCTCAGACGGCAGATTCTGCTGCCGTTCAGGAAGCCGGTAAAGCACGACTAACGGTTTCCAAATGAAAATAATTCCtcatatattgttttttgttgggggggttttagcACTGTGTCTACGGCACAGTGCTCAGTTCGGAGTGTACTCCACCTCTCACTCAAAATCAGCTgagctccagctcacccgtgaccctAATGAAGACAACAAACATGATTGGAAATGGTTGGATAATGTGACTTACATTATTGATTAGCAGCCTGATTTCTGACCAAAACCTCTAGGCTGtacataaattattattattttatactgttTTTCAGCTGCAGTGAATATCTTAAGTGATCCCCTGTCGCCCACAAATGTGACGCTCCATTAAGCGTGTGAAAACAAACTACCCCGAGCACATTAGTGAGGATGTCAATAGGGAATATTTTCTGATTCTTTTCAGTACAGTCTCAGTTCTGGTTTCGGTTGACTGAACATTCAGGCTTTGTCCCTCCGCTGATGTCACatgctgtataaaaaaaaaagtcaacaaaactTTCTTTTCTTGTTTCACAGCTGATTATATTCACTCCAAAATCCCTGCTGAGGCACCCCGATGCCAGGTCCAGTTTTCAAGACCTCGCCAAAGgtagactttgacacattcttcACTGCAATATTTATCGAACTATAAGTCACATCAGtcaaaaacatacataataaaaaacaacaacaaaaaaatcatattatctatgtaacatttttgggggaaatttatttgacaaaatcaaGAACAGTAGAGCTCAAACTACTGGACCAAAATCGGACTAAAATCCCCCGTTCCCGAATTGTGTTGATGGCAGCCAACGAAAAACTTCCGCTTCCAAAGAAATAGAAAAATGTAGTACCAGTAGTGACGGCAGCTAATGTGTGATATATGTCATTCATTTGCTGCTGTCTCCCCAGCTAACTCTCTAAATTAGCATGCGGCATCCGCCACAACAAAGATTTACTATTTAAAGCACCAAAAGGCCAGgataagccattttaaactacaAAGTAAAACTGACCCACAGTTTGAAGCTAAAGTTGCTCTGGACTGGAACTCGTTCGCCGCCATCaacatgattaactcattcaaacccaaaacgtgtaaatacgtgttttaatactttgttgttcactcccaaaaacctatttatatgtttttacgttgtttttgttgttgtttttttaatgctcgagcatacagaaggctttgatgcagcttctgacatgaagaggttgcttaaagcaatcgtagttattacaaaaaatgttcagcaaatggcagcagagtataagagatcagccaggacaatgttgcaacaagctctttttgccagtgttttcaacagatttgtgaataatgatgaaacttagctatattctaatgctaattgctgcaaaacggaaaaagatacaaatacacttgtttttcctgatgaaagaaaagactaatgtttcttttggtaggttccatgtttttatagcaatagaatagaatattctgttgaccttgcaaaatcaatcaaaatccagtaaaaaaaaaaatggtagcgaagcgggttgcttcagtgaaaatggctgggagtgaatgtgttaaggaaTGGGTCCGAgctatatttttaatatacaaGTTGCACCTGAGTATAAGTCCATGTTAGTCAAACTATGAAAGAACATATTTCCTATAATccacaaaatatgacattttgatgAGAGGTTAAACAAATATGTCATTAAATTAAGACAGCAAAATGAACTTCTGCAGGCACTAAATTCAAAAGGCTGATCCCAGACGAAGGCCCGTCTAGTCAAAGTCCAGACCGAGTGAAAAGGCTGATCTTCTGCACGGGTAAAGTCTACTACGACCTGACCAAAGAGAGGAAGCAACAAAACCTGGAGAATGACGTCGCCATCGTCAGACTGGAGCAGGTTGGCACAACATAATCGCGCATAATCACACAATCTTGGGCCTTTGTATTGTTTCGTCAAAACACCAAAACAAATGTTGCTACTAGCTCACAATAACGGTTTGTAATTTGCTCACACATCagttattcattcatttcactTGAGTATGTCAGAGCAGTACAGCCATTCCTTCTTTTCCAGATCTCGCCGTTCCCTTTCGACCTGGTCCGAGTGGAGGTGGAGAAACACAAGAGCGCCGAGCTGGTCTGGTGTCAGGAGGAGCACAAGAACACGGGTTACTACAATTACGTCCGGCCCCGTTTGCTCACCGTGGTGGCCAACAAGAGGCCCGTCTGGTGAGAACGTGCTGATCCTGTTTGCCGTCACCGGACGGTTGGTGCGTTGAAAATCACGCTTGTCGTCGTTTCTTTTCAGGTATGCCGGGCGGGACCCTGCCGCCGCTCCGGCGACCGGGAACAAGTCGACTCACTTGAATGAGCTGAAGAAGTTCATGGACGCGGCCTTCGACCTGAGCGCCTTCCAGGAGAGGAAAACTTGAACAGGACAGGAGGTTGCAGGTTTGCTTTATCTTAATTAAGTCGGTGCTCAAAATGGACCTCACGTAGAACTTCAGCCAGTGGAAACAGccatattttttatgattacaaTCTAGGAACATTTTTCTCTATTACAGGGTTTTATAGTCCTTGTCATTCGAGAATATGTttcaagtaataataataataagccttATAGATTCTTGGAACTCTTGATTACAGTCGTTTCCAGGAAGACATTTGATGTGTTTGGATTTTGAATTCCTTCATTTTCACCATTATAGAAACGTCATCCTTATTCTTGTActtcagcatctttttttttcttcttaaaaacACAACTTTATTCTGGTTTCATTAAGAACCTTTCTTCTTGTAACATGATTATGTTTCCATACACATGGTCTTGtgacattccttttttttttggaaacttctgtttccatggtgactaaaaaaaaaaggttaaattgtgactattttcattttcagttaaTTCGAGTAACAATCCAATTTTATTTCCGTtctattttgaatttatttccgTAACTTTAATAACTTTTATTATCTTGTGACATTACAACTTTAATTTTGctgagctttttatttttctagcaATAATCCATCTAGCTTCAGTTTTAATTTATCCATCTGCCCATTATctgaactgcttatcctcatacgtttgacttttttcttttatcattaCGCCTTTagtctcattttatttttatattacggTAATCTTGTAACATTAACTCTATTACCTCATaacattgcaatttttttcttctctttttttttatcattaccaCTTTGCTCTTGCTCAGTTTTTAGTTAACCTTCAtaacaggacttttttttttccttctatttTGTTACGACTTTATTGTTATAAAATTGCCACTGTATTCACGTTTTGAGTTTATTTTCTTGACTTGATTTCTTATTCTCATAACATACATTTTGTCTTTAATTCTTGTTCCACTTTGATGATTCCTATAACAGCATTAACATCACTAGTCCGTTCTCTGGTAACATTGCCAGTTCATTTTCCTCAACTTCATTCTTGTTCTCGTAACATTCAGTTATTCTTTTGTAACGTTAAAGTTTTATGCTCCCATTTTCAGTCTATTGCTGTAataataggatttttttttttttattgcaacttTCCTACTTTTCCTATTGCGTTTTGAGATAATTCCtgtaacaaaaacttttttgctcTAACGTCAGGTATCTGCATTTTTAAGACTCCTTTGTAGTCAAAGCACCACTTTAGAGCAGCTGTTTATACAAAGATGACTGTACGTCTCCTATTAGGTAATTAAACTTCTTCTGACAGGCATCGGTAGTCGTGTTTGTTTCTGTGTGCTTCTGCTTTTGCCGTGTGAGCTGTTGGTGAAGGAAAGCCTCTTTATTGTCACAGCTCGCTTCATTAGCAGACATCAGCCAGCTGGCATCGAGAcgtgtttgtttatttcataGGGCTCATAAggtgcaaacaaaacaaagcctgGGAGGCGTGAAGAGCAATACTGACACTCACTCAGATCCGCACATGTAAATAATTGTGTTAGCCATCTTTCATCGTAGTACCACGCTGTGCTAGTTTCCATTAGCCGTATAGGATAGTTCATATGGATTTTAATCAGACAAAATGACATggtttagttgattttggcatttgTTTGAattcttttgtgtgttttttttctgttagtttgacagtaaacttcaacttagagagacaaaaacaaaacagctggaAGCAAGCTTGCTATGCCTCTCATTTGGAGAATTGTGCAAACGAGTCATCTTTGTCTCCTGAAAGTGATCTTATACTGTATAATAGCCCCCATTTcttgacaaaaagaaaacaggccccaaaaatatattttaaaacgtgtgttttaataagtttatctatcaaaataaaatgggcTGTATatctatttaaaacaaaacattttttaatacagatatgtGACAGTATACCGGTATGATGAaacattaattcattaatcagcaaaaaagagagaaaaaaaaaagactgcataATGGTGTTAAATAAATCATACAACATTAAGAACAATGTTGTTGCTTATAATTTCTCCAATTTTCTCAATAACTCCCAGTTGCTATGGTAACGATATACCTGTTAATACGAAGAGCAAGTACAATGTTAAGTTcatcatttattaatattcacacaatacacataaaaacagTAGTCACCGACTTGTTTTCAATTGCACATGTTCTCTGCCTTatgtatacaaaataaatagattTGCTTCACAGATGCAACACAGTACAATCATaacattaacataaaaaaaaccagTGATTTTTACATACCGATCAATTATGCTTTGCCTTATAATTCAAAGCTAAAATAGGTTATTTTGTTTgtgcagaaataaaataacttaaaaagtaTTGTAGTAGTACAAATTCATTGTACAATGATAATTGAACATGTAATggttttacattacattatggTACATTAGCAATTCGCATGTGtctttttatgcttttttttttctgcatcaaTAATTCATCACATTTGGAGTCAGGACTGTTTTTGCTCTCTGAAGTTGTAAGAAACCCACAAGGAGTGATTGAGACATGTTtcggcatttttcatttttacgaTTAAGACGTGAGCTGGACTATGATTTGTGTCTGACAGATTTCCGCTTGCCATACAGCTGATGACTTcgatgtgtgttttgtttctttgaatCAAACTATACCATTTGGTGGAAACGTTTCCGTAGTAAAGGTGATGAGAGCAACTTAGTGGCACCACCTTCTCCGGATGGGAGGCATCTATTTGAGATGAGGCTTTTATTGGTTCTAGAGGACGATAAATGGGATGATTACTGTAAAGTAGAGACCAACATGAGACTGAAAACTTATATTGCATCGGTTTACAGTGTTTGTTCGGTTTTACCTCCCACCTGCAGTTTAGTCTGACTTAGTGATTTTACAAGTGTCAGTGCTTCCTGGTTCTTGCTCTGGTCAGCTGACATCTCCGTGCTTGTCCCCATGGTCGAACCCTGTTTCGGCTCATGGAGGTCGTATTTGAGACACAAATCCCGCATGTCTAACAGCCCCTGCTCCAAACTTTGCACAAATTGTAACGAGCATGTGTGTTGACTCTCCCTAAAGCTGGACACGCAGAAGACAAAATGGTCGGACTGAGGGTTGTAGCACACCCCGTATCCGTTGGGGACCACCGGTCCGTAACAGCAGAACATCTTAACAGTGGTGGGGACCTGAAGGAAGAGTGACCAGGATTGCTTGAATGGATCTCCTCCAAATTTCAAATGATGTGCCAGTACCTGACTTGTGGAGAGGATGAACTCATTACTGATGCGATAGGCTTCGTCTCGAAAGATCTCCGGCTTGTCAATCTTCAGGTCTTGCGCCATCTCGCGTAGTCCCAGCAGGTGATTATCGATCGCCAGCCCCATGATGGCCTGGAAAAAGGATCATTTAGTTTTTTGTGGGGCTAATTGAAGGTAGTGAGAGGAATCTGACAGCTACCAGTGTGGAATTGTTTGTCTGTGCTGTTATGGCGGCCCGTAACGACTCCATCTTCTTTGCATCCTGGTGGAAATTAGTAAGATTTAGCTCCAATTCATGGTCCTTTGTTTTGGTTGTTAGGGGAGTAGCCCAGCTCTTGTTCACATTTTCTGGTCTAGATCTGTTACTTGATCCCGAGTTTCTTTGTCCAGAGTCAGATTCGATCACTTTCTCACCTGAACAGATCCGCACGAGTCTGTTTTGACCGGACCACCAAGCTTGGTTTAACCGAGCTTGACAGTCCAGTTTGTGCGTGTAGTCAATCATGTAGTCTCCATGTAGGTCAACTCAAACTCGAGTCTCTTGAATATCAAGTCGGTCAAGTCATTGGCAAGTTTTTGCCAAGCAAGTCTCAAGTCCTAAAAATGACATTGAGTGTTATTCGAGTCCAATCGTGTGATTCGAGTCAAACATTTCTGCTGTGCTAGCATGAAAGCCCACATCTAGTGTCAAACTCTGCTCACGTTCCCGTCGGCCATTGCTCGAACAAAGGCCAGAGCCTCCGGCGTGGCCGAGCGAATGTTGTCCACTCGGCCGTCCTTAAAGCGACGTATGGATGCGCTCTCATAGGTGGAAACTGCTCTGCCGTGACATCTGGTCACACGGAGAGAAATATTTAGGAAGACATGTCTGCATGTCCTGTGATTTCGTTTTACTTTCTCCTACCTGTAGTAGGCCAACTGAAGAGCCACCTGGATGAATGCATCTGGACTCATTTTCAACCTCTTGATCGTTTCTTTCCCGTAATGGTGGAACTTGTAGACGTTCATGTCGAGATTCTTGACAAGCCTTTGCAGACAAAGTGCTGTTAGCGCAAAGCCAAGATAGcgtttgaaatgaaataaaaaggacTTTTATGGAGAAATCCAGTAAAGTTAAAGAGCAGCCCAAAGTATTCGTTGAACAATCACTTTGTTCGTCATTCAAGACTTCCATTGGAGATTCTGTGctttggtgctgct harbors:
- the ogdhl gene encoding 2-oxoglutarate dehydrogenase-like, mitochondrial isoform X1, which codes for MYHLTHWQWGGGCVNVVQVHWNLSHLHRVTCPSLEVCGDDIAAAEVMSQFRAFVGVLRGGGGGPWWRGGGGTLARCRSHPRRLCSSGATPPQAVTSSSSYVEDMYFAWLEDHNNVHESWDAFFRNIQSAGASGEEAERRPSALLQGRVASHSPDVTQKVVEDHLAVHTLIRAYQIRGHHVAQLDPLGILASDLDSFVPSDLITTIDKLGFYGLHESDLDRSFRLPHTTFIGGGETTLPLREVIRRLEASYCSHVGVEFMFINNVEQCQWIRQKFETPGIMRFTSDEKRTLLARLIRSTRFENFLARKWSSEKRFGLEGCEVLIPALKTVIDSSSAAGIDSVIMGMPHRGRLNVLANVIRKDLNQIFCQFDPKLEAADEGSGDVKYHLGMYHERINRGTDKNITLSLMANPSHLEAVDPVVQGKAKAEQFYRGDTFGKKVMSILMHGDAAFAGQGVVYETFHLSELPSYTTHGTIHVVVNNQIGFTTDPRMARSSPYPTDVARVVNAPIFHVNADDPEAVIYVCRVAAEWRNVFNKDVVIDLVCYRRSGHNEMDEPLFTQPLMYKQIRRQEHVLKKYSDKLIGEGVVTLQEFEEEVAKYDKICEEAFNSSKDEKILQKRHWLDSPWPKFFTAEGEPKTMSCPPTGLDEEILQHIGQIASSVPLEDFNIHPGLSRILRSRADLVRKGQLDWALGEYVAFGSLLKDGIHVRLSGQDVERGTFSHRHHVLHDQEVDKRTCVPMNHLWADQAPYTVCNSSLSEYGVLGFELGFAMASPNALVLWEAQFGDFHNTAQCIIDQFISSGQAKWVRHNGIVLLLPHGMEGMGPEHSSARPERFLQMSKDDPDHFPEFGGDFEVQQLYECNWIVVNCSTPANYCHVLRRQILLPFRKPLIIFTPKSLLRHPDARSSFQDLAKGTKFKRLIPDEGPSSQSPDRVKRLIFCTGKVYYDLTKERKQQNLENDVAIVRLEQISPFPFDLVRVEVEKHKSAELVWCQEEHKNTGYYNYVRPRLLTVVANKRPVWYAGRDPAAAPATGNKSTHLNELKKFMDAAFDLSAFQERKT
- the ogdhl gene encoding 2-oxoglutarate dehydrogenase-like, mitochondrial isoform X2, yielding MKVMSQFRAFVGVLRGGGGGPWWRGGGGTLARCRSHPRRLCSSGATPPQAVTSSSSYVEDMYFAWLEDHNNVHESWDAFFRNIQSAGASGEEAERRPSALLQGRVASHSPDVTQKVVEDHLAVHTLIRAYQIRGHHVAQLDPLGILASDLDSFVPSDLITTIDKLGFYGLHESDLDRSFRLPHTTFIGGGETTLPLREVIRRLEASYCSHVGVEFMFINNVEQCQWIRQKFETPGIMRFTSDEKRTLLARLIRSTRFENFLARKWSSEKRFGLEGCEVLIPALKTVIDSSSAAGIDSVIMGMPHRGRLNVLANVIRKDLNQIFCQFDPKLEAADEGSGDVKYHLGMYHERINRGTDKNITLSLMANPSHLEAVDPVVQGKAKAEQFYRGDTFGKKVMSILMHGDAAFAGQGVVYETFHLSELPSYTTHGTIHVVVNNQIGFTTDPRMARSSPYPTDVARVVNAPIFHVNADDPEAVIYVCRVAAEWRNVFNKDVVIDLVCYRRSGHNEMDEPLFTQPLMYKQIRRQEHVLKKYSDKLIGEGVVTLQEFEEEVAKYDKICEEAFNSSKDEKILQKRHWLDSPWPKFFTAEGEPKTMSCPPTGLDEEILQHIGQIASSVPLEDFNIHPGLSRILRSRADLVRKGQLDWALGEYVAFGSLLKDGIHVRLSGQDVERGTFSHRHHVLHDQEVDKRTCVPMNHLWADQAPYTVCNSSLSEYGVLGFELGFAMASPNALVLWEAQFGDFHNTAQCIIDQFISSGQAKWVRHNGIVLLLPHGMEGMGPEHSSARPERFLQMSKDDPDHFPEFGGDFEVQQLYECNWIVVNCSTPANYCHVLRRQILLPFRKPLIIFTPKSLLRHPDARSSFQDLAKGTKFKRLIPDEGPSSQSPDRVKRLIFCTGKVYYDLTKERKQQNLENDVAIVRLEQISPFPFDLVRVEVEKHKSAELVWCQEEHKNTGYYNYVRPRLLTVVANKRPVWYAGRDPAAAPATGNKSTHLNELKKFMDAAFDLSAFQERKT
- the ogdhl gene encoding 2-oxoglutarate dehydrogenase-like, mitochondrial isoform X3 yields the protein MSQFRAFVGVLRGGGGGPWWRGGGGTLARCRSHPRRLCSSGATPPQAVTSSSSYVEDMYFAWLEDHNNVHESWDAFFRNIQSAGASGEEAERRPSALLQGRVASHSPDVTQKVVEDHLAVHTLIRAYQIRGHHVAQLDPLGILASDLDSFVPSDLITTIDKLGFYGLHESDLDRSFRLPHTTFIGGGETTLPLREVIRRLEASYCSHVGVEFMFINNVEQCQWIRQKFETPGIMRFTSDEKRTLLARLIRSTRFENFLARKWSSEKRFGLEGCEVLIPALKTVIDSSSAAGIDSVIMGMPHRGRLNVLANVIRKDLNQIFCQFDPKLEAADEGSGDVKYHLGMYHERINRGTDKNITLSLMANPSHLEAVDPVVQGKAKAEQFYRGDTFGKKVMSILMHGDAAFAGQGVVYETFHLSELPSYTTHGTIHVVVNNQIGFTTDPRMARSSPYPTDVARVVNAPIFHVNADDPEAVIYVCRVAAEWRNVFNKDVVIDLVCYRRSGHNEMDEPLFTQPLMYKQIRRQEHVLKKYSDKLIGEGVVTLQEFEEEVAKYDKICEEAFNSSKDEKILQKRHWLDSPWPKFFTAEGEPKTMSCPPTGLDEEILQHIGQIASSVPLEDFNIHPGLSRILRSRADLVRKGQLDWALGEYVAFGSLLKDGIHVRLSGQDVERGTFSHRHHVLHDQEVDKRTCVPMNHLWADQAPYTVCNSSLSEYGVLGFELGFAMASPNALVLWEAQFGDFHNTAQCIIDQFISSGQAKWVRHNGIVLLLPHGMEGMGPEHSSARPERFLQMSKDDPDHFPEFGGDFEVQQLYECNWIVVNCSTPANYCHVLRRQILLPFRKPLIIFTPKSLLRHPDARSSFQDLAKGTKFKRLIPDEGPSSQSPDRVKRLIFCTGKVYYDLTKERKQQNLENDVAIVRLEQISPFPFDLVRVEVEKHKSAELVWCQEEHKNTGYYNYVRPRLLTVVANKRPVWYAGRDPAAAPATGNKSTHLNELKKFMDAAFDLSAFQERKT